One stretch of Pomacea canaliculata isolate SZHN2017 linkage group LG1, ASM307304v1, whole genome shotgun sequence DNA includes these proteins:
- the LOC112553498 gene encoding uncharacterized protein LOC112553498, which translates to MNCFSCGFRKRGCGVPQRKTMTSFRLFVLLGIVITGTSSTSTTLTSSEASSTSTVSSTSEAPSTSTVPSTSEAPSTSTVPSTSQASSTSIVPSTSEASVTSTVPTTSDASSTSTVPSTSEASSTSTVPSTSEASSTSTVPSTSQASSTSIVPSTSEASVTSTVPSTSEASSTSTVPSTYYTLQTSSTSTLPSTSEASSTSTVPSTSEASSTSTVPSTSEAISTSTVPSTSQASSTSTLPSTSEASSTSTVTSTSQAVSTSIVPSTSEASSTSTVPSTSQASSTSTLPSTSEASSTSTVPSTSEASSTSTVPSTSEASSTSTVPSTSQASSTSTYLDFRSFLTSTVPSTSEAITSTYLVLQRHPQQQYLVLHTSSTSTVLTSQASSTSNATSTSEASSTSTVPSTSQASSTSTVPSTSQASSTSTVPSTSEYFTGIVNIDSTSTSEASSTSTVPSTSEGISTSTVPSTSEASSTSSTVPSTSEASSTSTVPSTSQASSTSTVPSTSQASSTSTLPSTSQASSTSTVPSTSEASSTSTVPSTSQASSTSTVPSTSQASSTSTLPSTSEASSTSTVPSTSQAASTSMLTSTSEASSTSTVPSTSQSSSSSTVPSTSDASSTSTVPSTSQASSTSTVPSTSETSSTSTVPSTSQASSTSPIVSTSEASSTSTVPSTSQAASTSTVPSTSEASSTSTVPSTSQASSSSPAVSASQASSTSTVPSSSVSSTTSTVPSSSVSLSSSTAQSTSEASSTATISSSSVSSSAPTISTVSSFSVSSSTSTVPSSSVSSSASTGPSTSEASSTSTVPGTSATTSTLAGSSVSSSTSTAPSSSVSSSSSTAQSTSEASSTSTVPGTSATASTVPSSSVSLSTSTGPSTSEVSSTSTVPSSSVSSSTSTVPSSSVSSSTSTVPSSSVSSSTSTVPGTLVSSSTSTAPSSSVSSSAPTISTVPSSSVSLSTSTGPSTSEASSTSTVPSSSVSSAPTISTVPSSSVSSSTLTVPSSSVSSSTSTVPSSSVSSSTSTVPSSSVSSSAPTISTVPSSSVSSSTSTAPSSSVSSSTSTVPSSSVSSSTSTLPSSSVSSSTSTVPSSSFLSFILNINSA; encoded by the exons TAATTACAGGAACGTCGTCCACTTCTACAACACTTACTTCATCAGAGGCAtcgtcaacatcaacagtatCTAGTACTTCAGAAGCTCcttcaacatcaacagtacctagtacttcagaaGCTCCTTCAACATCcacagtacctagtacttcacaggCATCGTCAACATCAATAGTACCTAGCACTTCAGAAGCTTCCgtaacatcaacagtacctactACTTCAGAcgcatcatcaacatcaacagtacctagtacttcagaggcatcatcaacatcaacagtacctagtacttcagaggcatcatcaacatcaacagtacctagtacttcacaggCATCGTCAACATCAATAGTACCTAGCACTTCAGAAGCTTCCgtaacatcaacagtacctagtacttcagaggcatcatcaacatcaacagtacctagtact TACTA TACTTTACAGACATCGTCAACATCAACGCTACCTAGTACTTCAGAAgcttcctcaacatcaacagtacctagtacttcagaagcatcatcaacatcaacagtacctagtacttcagaaGCAatctcaacatcaacagtacctagtacttcacaggCATCGTCAACATCAACGCTACCTAGCACTTCAGAAgcttcctcaacatcaacagtaacTAGTACTTCACAGGCAGTGTCAACATCAAtagtacctagtacttcagaagcttcctcaacatcaacagtacctagtacttcacaggcatcgtcaacatcaacgctacctagtacttcagaagcttcctcaacatcaacagtacctagtacttcagaggcatcatcaacatcaacagtacctagtacttcagaggcatcatcaacatcaacagtacctagtacttcacaggCATCGTCAACATCAACGTACCTAGACTTCAGAAGCTTCCtcacatcaacagtacctagtacttcagaGGCAAtcacatcaaca tacctagtacttcagaGGCATCCTCAacaacagtacctagtacttcacacatcgtcaacatcaacagtactaACTTCACAGGCATCCTCAACATCAAACGCTACTAGTACTTCAGAAgcttcctcaacatcaacagtacctagtacttcacaggcatcgtcaacatcaacagtacctagtacttcacaggcatcctcaacatcaacagtacctagtacttcagaa tacttcacaggCATCGTCAACATCGACAGTACTAGTACTTCAGAAgcttcctcaacatcaacagtacctagtacttcagaaggcatctcaacatcaacagtacctagtacttcagaagcatcctcaacatca tcaacagtacctagtacttcagaaGCTTCCTCAACATCgacagtacctagtacttcacaggcatcctcaacatcaacagtacctagtacttcacaggcatcatcaacatcaacgctacctagtacttcacaggcatcctcaacatcaacagtacctagtacttcagaaGCTTCCTCAACATCgacagtacctagtacttcacaggcatcctcaacatcaacagtacctagtacttcacaggcatcatcaacatcaacgcTACCTAGCACTTCAGAAgcttcctcaacatcaacagtacctagtacttctCAGGCAGCGTCAACATCAATGCTAACTAGTACTTCAGAAgcttcctcaacatcaacagtacctagtacttcacagtcatcgtcatcatcaacagtacctagtacttcagacgcttcctcaacatcaacagtacctagtacttcacaggcatcgtcaacatcaacagtacctagtacttcagaaacttcctcaacatcaacagtacctagtacttcacaggCATCGTCAACATCACCAATAGTTAGTACTTCAGAggcatcctcaacatcaacagtacctagtacttcacaggCAGCGTCAACATCgacagtacctagtacttcagaagcttcctcaacatcaacagtacctagtacttcacaggcatcgtcatcatcaccagcagTTAGTGCTTCACAGGCATCGTCAACATCTACAGTACCTAGTTCCTCAGTTTCATccacaacatcaacagtacctagttcCTCagtttcattgtcatcatcaacagcacAAAGTACTTCAGAAGCATCGTCAACAGCAACAATATCTAGTTCCTCAGTTTCATCGTCAGCACCAACAATATCAACAGTATCTAGTTTCTCAGtttcatcctcaacatcaacagttcCTAGTTCCTCAGTTTCATCGTCAGCATCAACAGGACCAAGTACTTCCGAGGCAtcgtcaacatcaacagtacctggTACTTCAGCCACAACATCAACATTAGCTGGTTCCTCAGTTTCATCTTCAACATCTACAGCTCCTAGTTCCTCAgtttcatcgtcatcatcaacagcacAAAGTACCTCAGAAGCATCGTCAACATCAACAGTGCCTGGTACTTCAGCCACAgcatcaacagtacctagttcCTCAGTTTCATTGTCAACATCAACAGGACCAAGTACTTCCGAGGTATCGTCAACATCTACAGTACCTAGTTCCTCAGtttcatcctcaacatcaacagtacctagttcttcagtttcatcctcaacatcaacagtacctagttcttcagtttcatcctcaacatcaacagtgcCTGGTACTTTAGtttcatcctcaacatcaacagctcCTAGTTCTTCAGTTTCATCGTCAGCACCAACAATatcaacagtacctagttcCTCAGTTTCATTGTCAACATCAACAGGACCAAGTACTTCCGAGGCATCGTCAACATCTACAGTACCTAGTTCCTCAGTATCATCAGCACCAACAATatcaacagtacctagttcTTCAGTTTCATCCTCAACATTAACAGTACCTAGTTCTTCAGtttcatcctcaacatcaacagtacctagttcttcagtttcatcctcaacatcaacagtgcCTAGTTCTTCAGTTTCATCGTCAGCACCAACAATatcaacagtacctagttcCTCGgtttcatcttcaacatcaacAGCTCCTAGTTCTTCAGtttcatcctcaacatcaacagtgcctagttcttcagtttcatcctcaacatcaacattgCCTAGTTCTTCAGtttcatcctcaacatcaacagttcCTAGTTCCTCA TTCCTCAGtttcatcctcaacatcaacagtgcCTAG
- the LOC112573449 gene encoding uncharacterized protein LOC112573449 yields the protein MLARQWGRFVMTSRFARTTRVFTSASSLGAETTGQCKLVTNGSEIQTTCECVPDDAFYYRGEKCDDKFLKERWIGAIAGAVGGVLLLLLVVMAFCLCRRRNKMDSSYDTTSEGGGAFMPIRYFSNYKNAAFEGERLESVNTNENPYSHYDFPSPNTSGTPWIPGDPITSTTNFVIKRPTFSLQGAGN from the exons ATGCTTGCAAGGCAGTGGGGCAGGTTTGTGATGACTTCCAGGTTTGCCAGGACAACACGTGTTTTCACAAGTGCGAGTTCGCTGGGTGCGGAGACCACGGGACAGTGCAAGCTTGTGACCAACGGCTCTGAAATACAAACAACTTGCGA GTGTGTTCCGGACGATGCTTTCTACTACCGCGGGGAGAAGTGTGATGATAAATTTCTGAAGGAGAGGTGGATCGGGGCCATCGCAGGGGCCGTAGGTGGGGTGTTGCTGCTGCTCCTGGTGGTGATGGCTTTCTGTCTGTGCCGCCGCCGTAACAAGATGGACAGTTC GTATGATACAACTTCGGAAGGCGGCGGGGCCTTCATGCCAATCAGATACTTCAGCAACTACAAAAACGCGGCCTTTGAG GGTGAAAGGTTGGAGTCTGTCAACACAAATGAAAATCCCTATTCCCATTACGACTTCCCATCGCCGAATACGTCTGGAACTCCTTGGATCCCTGGGGATCCCATAACATCAACCACTAAT TTTGTCATCAAAAGACCAACATTTTCACTACAAGGCGCGGGAAACTAA